A portion of the Homalodisca vitripennis isolate AUS2020 chromosome 2, UT_GWSS_2.1, whole genome shotgun sequence genome contains these proteins:
- the LOC124354015 gene encoding uncharacterized protein LOC124354015, translating into MLRHVAIWRNVNKKTCLASGVLALLLVFYVMFSVNYCVITNIHRFLQENPETKAVAAANVQAAPTNQPQTVVRLVPLVSWAGLEEDLRRVCNVYHHSLSVP; encoded by the exons ATGTTACGGCATGTGGCAATATGGCGAAACGTCAACAAGAAAACATGTCTGGCCTCTGGAGTTCTGGCATTGCTTTTGGTCTTCTATGTGATGTTCTCCGTCAACTACTGCGTCATCACCAACATTCACAGGTTTCTCCAGGAG AACCCAGAGACAAAGGCAGTGGCAGCAGCTAATGTTCAGGCAGCACCAACAAATCAGCCGCAGACAGTTGTGAGGCTCGTGCCACTTGTCAGTTGGGCAGGACTGGAAGAAGATTTACGTCGGGTTTGTAATGTATACCATCATAGTTTATCTGTACCGTAA